In the genome of Aptenodytes patagonicus chromosome 18, bAptPat1.pri.cur, whole genome shotgun sequence, one region contains:
- the ENTPD8 gene encoding ectonucleoside triphosphate diphosphohydrolase 8 — protein MAYKAKAVAGLLAATCVFSIIALILSVVNVKDVFLPPSTKYGLVFDAGSTHTALYIYRWPADKENGTGIVSQVEACTVSGPGISSYADDPAGAGTSLKPCLDKAMEIVPAEQQRETPTYLGATAGMRLLREQNSTKAEQVFAEVAKAIGEYPVDFRGARILTGNEEGSFSWITVNYLLETLVKFSFAEKWEHPRETEVLGALDLGGASTQITFQPGVTIEDKNTSVFFRLYGTNYSLYTHSYLCYGQTQALKRLLAALRQGSPLPQRISHPCYPKGYQENITTADLYDSPCVHAPSTPSPAQVLTVTGTGDPAACSTAIQKLFNFTCGANRTCGFNGVYQPPVRGKFFAFAGFYYTFHFLNLTSQQSLSDVNSTVQTFCKKNWAELVETFPQEKGYLHMYCSMAVYILTLLLDGYKFNEYTWSNIHFSQQAANTDIGWTLGFMLNFTNMIPTEALEHVKGHQPSLWAGAVSFIVLAIVAGLVAVFLQCFWKTK, from the exons ATGGCCTACAAAGCCAAGGCCGTTGCAGGTCTCCTGGCAGCCACTTGTGTCTTCAGCATCATTGCCCTCATTCTGAGCGTCGTGAACGTGAAGGACGTGTTTCTGCCTCCCAGCACCAAG TACGGTCTGGTGTTTGACGCCGGCTCCACGCACACGGCTCTCTACATCTACCGGTGGCCCGCGGACAAGGAGAATGGCACCGGCATCGTCTCCCAGGTGGAGGCCTGCACCGTGTCCG GACCCGGCATCTCCAGCTACGCAGACGACCCGGCTGGGGCTGGAACCAGCCTGAAGCCCTGCCTGGACAAGGCCATGGAGATCGTCCCGGCAGAGCAGCAGCGGGAGACCCCCACCTACCTGGGGGCCACAGCAGGCATGCGGCTGCTGAG ggagcagaacagcaCTAAGGCCGAGCAGGTCTTTGCCGAGGTTGCCAAGGCCATTGGCGAGTACCCTGTGGACTTCCGCGGAGCTCGGATCCTCACAGGGAACGAGGAGGGCTCCTTCAGCTGGATCACCGTCAACTACCTGCTGGAGACGCTCGTCAAG TTTTCCTTTGCAGAGAAATGGGAACATCCACGGGAAACTGAAGTCCTGGGAGCTCTGGACCTTGGAGGCGCCTCGACACAAATAACCTTCCAGCCTGGAGTGACCATTGAGGACAAGAACACCTCTGTCTTCTTCAGGCTGTACGGCACCAACTACTCGCTCTACACCCACAGCTACCTCTGCTATGGGCAGACGCAGGCCTTGAAgaggctgctggcagctctccgCCAG GGCAGCCCACTTCCCCAGCGCATATCACACCCCTGCTACCCCAAGGGATACCAGGAGAACATCACCACGGCAGATCTCTATGACAGTCCCTGTGTCCATGCACCGAGCACACCCAGCCCTGCACAAGTCCTCACGGTGACAGGGACAGGTGACCCAGCAGCGTGCAGCACCGCCATCCAGAAACTCTTCAACTTCACCTGTGGGGCCAACAGGACGTGCGGGTTCAACGGGGTTTATCAGCCGCCCGTGAGGGGAAAGTTCTTC GCCTTTGCTGGGTTCTACTACACCTTCCACTTCCTGAACCTGACCAGCCAGCAGTCTCTAAGCGACGTCAACTCCACGGTCCAGACCTTCTGCAAGAAGAACTGGGCAGAG CTGGTGGAGACCTTCCCGCAGGAGAAAGGGTACCTACACATGTACTGCTCCATGGCAGTTTACATCCTGACGCTGCTGCTTGATGGCTACAAGTTCAATGAGTACACGTGGAGCAACATCCACTTCAGCCAGCAG GCAGCAAACACAGACATCGGCTGGACGCTGGGCTTCATGCTGAACTTCACCAACATGATCCCCACGGAGGCTCTGGAACATGTCAAGGGGCACCAGCCCAGTCTGTGGGCAGGTGCCGTCTCTTTCATTGTGCTGGCCATAGTGGCAGGCCTGGTGGCCGTTTTCCTCCAGTGTTTCTGGAAAACTAAGTAG
- the NOXA1 gene encoding NADPH oxidase activator 1 isoform X2: MAYRELVRRWHRGVLAADGGDWEAALDIFASIPEPPSRICFNVGCVHLLAGRPQEALRAFDKTVAKDNSLAVGFFQRGFVHLQLEMYEEALSDYHMAFNHLRQNPFIDYKQLGLRHILYAWEVLYSTAAAQCRLQQWQEARVTLDKAVVWRPEGRTAILDLALEQVQDHLFLEPMQVPLGEFFRPRKKEVEQLDSKDFLGKPKVISSIIPNDEYIGFEPLRPQKQGFYEPSVDALRDSQSGYYQVLSHYYPENSEELAVKASSLVFVLTRGADGWATAIHDGQKLRIPSSLLEPASKMDKWKISNGIPLPPAQVPPSPLHVKQKPESSGEENASANDAGAQMDIKIPPTCGEASSSTDRPVVLRVCCECTVVVRAGEVPSLLDLRALLRERFGQQAERGKLSYRHSDGKELGAVLGEEDLGKMWQQLTDGRLTLCCQDSDAHSGRPVLYRMLAQHSYLAQGPGDLEFSKGDVLDILSEVNEDWLEGRCNGKTGIFPKCFATQTSCGAAFL; this comes from the exons ATGGCGTACCGGGAGCTGGTGAGGCGCTGGCACCGGGGCGTGCTGGCGGCCGACGGCGGGGACTGGGAGGCCGCCCTGGACATCTTCGCCAGCATCCCGGAGCCGCCGTCCAGGATCTGTTTCAACGTGGGCTGCGTGCACCTGCTGGCGGGGAGGCCCCAGGAGGCCCTGCGG GCATTTGATAAAACCGTTGCGAAGGACAACTCCCTAGCCGTTGGCTTCTTTCAGAGAGGGTTTGTCCATCTGCAGCTGGAAAT GTACGAAGAAGCTCTCTCTGACTATCATATGGCTTTCAATCATCTAAGACAAAATCCCTTCATCGATTAcaagcagctggggctgaggCACATACTCTATGCATGGGAG GTGCTGtacagcactgcagcagcacagtgccggctgcagcagtggcaggaggcCAGAGTCACCCTAGATAAGGCCGTTGTATGGAGACCTGAAGGAAGAACAGCAATCCTGGACCTGGCCCTTGAGCAGGTGCAG GACCATCTGTTTTTGGAGCCCATGCAGGTTCCTCTTGGGGAATTTTTCAGACCACGAAAGAAGGAAGTTGAACAGCTGGATTCAAAAGATTTCCTGGGTAAACCCAAG GTGATCTCGTCCATCATTCCCAATGACGAGTACATTGGCTTCGAGCCTCTCAGGCCTCAG AAACAGGGCTTTTATGAACCCAGTGTTGATGCTCTGCG AGACAGTCAGTCAGGCTACTATCAAGTTTTGTCCCATTATTACCCTGAGAACTCGGAGGAATTGGCAGTGAAAGCCAGCAGTTTGGTCTTTGTGCTGACGAGAGGAGCGGATGGCTGGGCTACAGCCATACACGATGGACAG AAGCTGCGCATACCGAGCTCTCTCCTGGAGCCTGCCTCAAAGATGGATAAATGG AAGATCAGCAATGGgattcccctccctcctgcccaggtGCCTCCCAGCCCGCTCCATGTGAAGCAGAAACCAG AATCTTCTGGGGAAGAAAATGCCTCTGCAAATGATGCTGGTGCCCAAATGGACATCAAG ATCCCACCGACCTGCGGAGAAGCTTCATCCAGCACGGACAGACCTGTTGTGCTGAGAGTGTGTTGTGAGTGCACTGTGGTGGTGAGGGCAGGCGAGGTACCGTCTCTGCTGGACCTGCGGGCTCTGCTGAGGGAGCGGTTCGGCCAGCAGGCAGAGCGAGGGAAGCTGAG CTACAGGCATTCGGATGGCAAAGAACTGGGTGCAGTTTTGGGAGAGGAGGATCTAGGGAAGATGTGGCAGCAGCTGACAGATGGCAGGCTGACACTTTGCTGCCAG GACTCAGACGCCCACTCGGGCAGACCCGTCCTCTACCGGATGCTGGCTCAGCACTCTTACCTTGCACAGGGACCGGGGGACCTGGAGTTCAGCAAGGGAGACGTGCTGGATATTCTCTCTGAAG TGAATGAGGACTGGCTCGAAGGACGCTGCAATGGCAAGACTGGCATCTTCCCCAAATGCTTTGCAACCCAGACCAGTTGTGGTGCTGCCTTCCTATAG
- the NOXA1 gene encoding NADPH oxidase activator 1 isoform X1, whose translation MAYRELVRRWHRGVLAADGGDWEAALDIFASIPEPPSRICFNVGCVHLLAGRPQEALRAFDKTVAKDNSLAVGFFQRGFVHLQLEMYEEALSDYHMAFNHLRQNPFIDYKQLGLRHILYAWEVLYSTAAAQCRLQQWQEARVTLDKAVVWRPEGRTAILDLALEQVQDHLFLEPMQVPLGEFFRPRKKEVEQLDSKDFLGKPKVISSIIPNDEYIGFEPLRPQKQGFYEPSVDALRDSQSGYYQVLSHYYPENSEELAVKASSLVFVLTRGADGWATAIHDGQKLRIPSSLLEPASKMDKWKISNGIPLPPAQVPPSPLHVKQKPESSGEENASANDAGAQMDIKQIPPTCGEASSSTDRPVVLRVCCECTVVVRAGEVPSLLDLRALLRERFGQQAERGKLSYRHSDGKELGAVLGEEDLGKMWQQLTDGRLTLCCQDSDAHSGRPVLYRMLAQHSYLAQGPGDLEFSKGDVLDILSEVNEDWLEGRCNGKTGIFPKCFATQTSCGAAFL comes from the exons ATGGCGTACCGGGAGCTGGTGAGGCGCTGGCACCGGGGCGTGCTGGCGGCCGACGGCGGGGACTGGGAGGCCGCCCTGGACATCTTCGCCAGCATCCCGGAGCCGCCGTCCAGGATCTGTTTCAACGTGGGCTGCGTGCACCTGCTGGCGGGGAGGCCCCAGGAGGCCCTGCGG GCATTTGATAAAACCGTTGCGAAGGACAACTCCCTAGCCGTTGGCTTCTTTCAGAGAGGGTTTGTCCATCTGCAGCTGGAAAT GTACGAAGAAGCTCTCTCTGACTATCATATGGCTTTCAATCATCTAAGACAAAATCCCTTCATCGATTAcaagcagctggggctgaggCACATACTCTATGCATGGGAG GTGCTGtacagcactgcagcagcacagtgccggctgcagcagtggcaggaggcCAGAGTCACCCTAGATAAGGCCGTTGTATGGAGACCTGAAGGAAGAACAGCAATCCTGGACCTGGCCCTTGAGCAGGTGCAG GACCATCTGTTTTTGGAGCCCATGCAGGTTCCTCTTGGGGAATTTTTCAGACCACGAAAGAAGGAAGTTGAACAGCTGGATTCAAAAGATTTCCTGGGTAAACCCAAG GTGATCTCGTCCATCATTCCCAATGACGAGTACATTGGCTTCGAGCCTCTCAGGCCTCAG AAACAGGGCTTTTATGAACCCAGTGTTGATGCTCTGCG AGACAGTCAGTCAGGCTACTATCAAGTTTTGTCCCATTATTACCCTGAGAACTCGGAGGAATTGGCAGTGAAAGCCAGCAGTTTGGTCTTTGTGCTGACGAGAGGAGCGGATGGCTGGGCTACAGCCATACACGATGGACAG AAGCTGCGCATACCGAGCTCTCTCCTGGAGCCTGCCTCAAAGATGGATAAATGG AAGATCAGCAATGGgattcccctccctcctgcccaggtGCCTCCCAGCCCGCTCCATGTGAAGCAGAAACCAG AATCTTCTGGGGAAGAAAATGCCTCTGCAAATGATGCTGGTGCCCAAATGGACATCAAG CAGATCCCACCGACCTGCGGAGAAGCTTCATCCAGCACGGACAGACCTGTTGTGCTGAGAGTGTGTTGTGAGTGCACTGTGGTGGTGAGGGCAGGCGAGGTACCGTCTCTGCTGGACCTGCGGGCTCTGCTGAGGGAGCGGTTCGGCCAGCAGGCAGAGCGAGGGAAGCTGAG CTACAGGCATTCGGATGGCAAAGAACTGGGTGCAGTTTTGGGAGAGGAGGATCTAGGGAAGATGTGGCAGCAGCTGACAGATGGCAGGCTGACACTTTGCTGCCAG GACTCAGACGCCCACTCGGGCAGACCCGTCCTCTACCGGATGCTGGCTCAGCACTCTTACCTTGCACAGGGACCGGGGGACCTGGAGTTCAGCAAGGGAGACGTGCTGGATATTCTCTCTGAAG TGAATGAGGACTGGCTCGAAGGACGCTGCAATGGCAAGACTGGCATCTTCCCCAAATGCTTTGCAACCCAGACCAGTTGTGGTGCTGCCTTCCTATAG